Part of the Campylobacter sp. CNRCH_2014_0184h genome is shown below.
ACCTGCCAAAATAGTAAGTAACCAACCGCAAGCTGGTGCAAGGTAATTGATAAATCTTGGATGTTTACGTAAAATTCTTTCGGTAACTTTTACCATATAATCCAAACCACCTGCTTGTTGCATAGCAGAAATCGCAGCAATTGCCGCAGCAATGATTAAGATAACATCCCAAGGAATATTACCTGGTTTCATACCTAAAACAAGACCTAAAATAACAACACCCAGACCTCCGGCATAGCCTATTGCTATGCCACCGAGGCGGATACCTATGAATATTGCCCCAAGAAAGACAACAAGTTGTAAAATAATCATAATATCCATGATTAAACTCCTAAGTTATTAAGCTTTTCTTTTCTCTGTCATGTGAGGATTTAACATATTTTCTGGTGTTAAAATTCTTTCAATTTCTTCTTTTGGAAGATATCCTCTTTCAAGACAAATATCGCCAACTGCTTTACCAGTTTCTAAAGCCTCTTTAGCAATACTTGCAGATTTTTCATATCCTAAAACAGGATTAAATGCTGTAACAATACCGATTGAGTTAAGTACAGATTGTTTGCATGCTTCAGGATTTGCTGTTAAGCCTCTTACAGCTTTTTCAGCTAGAGATTTCATTGCATTTTCAAGTAATACTATAGAGTTAAATAATCCATAAGCAATACCTGGTTCAAATGCATTAAGTTCAAATTCTCCTCTTTCAGAGCAAAGCATAATAGTAACATCATTTCCTATAACTTCATAGCAAGCTTCACCTACTGCTTCACAAATTACTGGATTTACTTTACCTGGCATGATAGAGCTACCTGGTTGCATTTTTGGTAGATTAATTTCACCTAAACCACATCTTGGGCCTGAATTCATTAATCTTAAGTCGTTTGCAATTTTAGATAATCTCACTGCTGCAGTTTTTAACGCGCCACTTACGTGTACAAAGTCAGCTGTATCTTGAGTAGCAGCGATAAAATCTTCAGCTGGTTTAAATTCAACACCAGTAATTTCTTTTAATTTTTTCTCAACCACAAATTTGTAATCAGGGTGGCAGTTAATTCCTGTACCAAT
Proteins encoded:
- a CDS encoding aspartate ammonia-lyase, translated to MGTRKEHDFIGELEISDEVYYGVQTFRALENFHMSGRRLQDYPYFVKAFAQVKKAAALANKEVGVLDADKADAIAKACDRLIAGEFLDQFVVDMIQGGAGTSTNMNTNEVITNIALESMGHKKGEYQYLHPNDHTNLGQSTNDTYPSSIKVATYAKLTDLLKAMELLKTELEAKAKEYKDIIKMGRTELEDAVPTTLGNTFNAFASYIKSDIEKITAARESMSYLNLGATAIGTGINCHPDYKFVVEKKLKEITGVEFKPAEDFIAATQDTADFVHVSGALKTAAVRLSKIANDLRLMNSGPRCGLGEINLPKMQPGSSIMPGKVNPVICEAVGEACYEVIGNDVTIMLCSERGEFELNAFEPGIAYGLFNSIVLLENAMKSLAEKAVRGLTANPEACKQSVLNSIGIVTAFNPVLGYEKSASIAKEALETGKAVGDICLERGYLPKEEIERILTPENMLNPHMTEKRKA